In one Nomascus leucogenys isolate Asia chromosome 13, Asia_NLE_v1, whole genome shotgun sequence genomic region, the following are encoded:
- the LOC100604347 gene encoding olfactory receptor 6B1 encodes MEVENQTRVTKFILVGFPGSLSMRAAMFLIFLVAYILTVAENVIIILLVLQNRPLHKPMYFFLANLSFLETWYISVTVPKLLFSFWSVNKSISFTLCMIQLYFFIALMCTECVLLAAMAYDRYVAICRPLHYPTMMSHGLCFRLALGSWAIGFGISLAKIYFISRLSFCGPNVINHFFCDISPVLNLSCTDMSIAELVDFVLALVIFLFPLFITVLSYGCILATILCMPTGKQKAFSTCASHLAVVTIFYSAIIFMYARPRVIHAFNMNKIISIFYAIVTPSLNPFIYCLRNREVKEALKKLAYCQASRSD; translated from the coding sequence ATGGAAGTGGAGAACCAGACACGAGTCACCAAGTTCATTCTGGTGGGATTCCCTGGGAGCTTGAGTATGCGGGCAGCCATGTTTCTGATATTCCTTGTGGCCTATATTCTGACAGTGGCTGAAAACGTGATCATCATCCTATTGGTGCTGCAAAATCGGCCACTGCACAAGCCTATGTACTTCTTCCTGGCCAACCTGTCCTTCTTGGAGACCTGGTACATCTCTGTGACTGTGCCCAAGTTACTGTTTAGTTTTTGGTCTGTGAACAAAAGCATCTCTTTCACACTCTGTATGATACAACTGTACTTCTTCATTGCTCTCATGTGCACAGAATGTGTGCTTCTGGCCGCCATGGCCTATGACCGGTATGTGGCCATCTGTCGCCCACTCCACTACCCGACCATGATGAGCCATGGGCTCTGCTTCCGCCTCGCTCTTGGTTCCTGGGCCATTGGCTTTGGCATCTCCCTGGCAAAGATCTACTTcatctcccgcctcagcttctgtGGTCCCAATGTCATCAACCACTTCTTCTGTGACATCTCTCCGGTACTTAATCTCTCCTGCACAGACATGTCCATAGCTGAGTTGGTGGACTTTGTCCTGGCACTGGTCATCTTCCTTTTCCCACTCTTTATTACTGTCCTGTCCTACGGATGCATTCTGGCCACCATCTTATGCATGCCCACAGGAAAGCAGAAAGCATTCTCCACTTGTGCCTCCCATCTTGCGGTGGTCACCATTTTCTATTCAGCCATTATTTTCATGTATGCTCGACCTCGAGTTATCCATGCCTTCAACATGAACAAAATTATTTCCATCTTCTATGCCATTGTCACTCCTTCTCTCAACCCCTTCATTTATTGCCTAAGAAACCGAGAGGTCAAGGAAGCGCTGAAGAAACTGGCATATTGCCAGGCCAGCAGATCTGACTAG